A region of Microbacterium suwonense DNA encodes the following proteins:
- a CDS encoding glycosyltransferase, translating into MSTITAPDGQVLFIGVNYAPEPTGISPYTTGMAQGLAKRGHRVGVITSYPHYPWWRIPEEHATLPRRTDAEGVTITRVHHYIPRRPGSLRRALFEVTFGIRALFSHWNSPSVVVVVSPALFASRLVALRARLQGLPVIVWVQDIYTLGVGQASDGAGSRAVARVERSLADTATRVVVIHDRFRRMFQEDVGTSTPIDVVRNWSHVPDVSSAARAATRQRMGWGDDEIIVLHAGAMGAKQGLENVVHAAREATRRGSRVRFVLLGDGNQRTHLESLGGDPRLQFVDPLPDERFLETLAAADVLLANERPGLTEMSVPSKLTTYFATGLPVVAAVDASSTTHDEILASGAGPVVPAGDPGALVDAIEELSDHPGMAAAFGAAGRAYRAAHLTPDAAVDAFERTLASVAPREVAVRA; encoded by the coding sequence ATGAGCACGATCACCGCCCCCGACGGCCAGGTGCTGTTCATCGGCGTCAACTACGCACCCGAGCCGACCGGGATCAGCCCGTACACCACCGGCATGGCGCAGGGCCTGGCCAAGCGCGGTCATCGAGTGGGTGTGATCACCTCGTATCCGCACTACCCGTGGTGGCGGATTCCCGAAGAGCATGCGACTCTGCCGCGGCGCACGGATGCCGAGGGCGTGACGATCACGCGGGTGCACCACTACATCCCACGCCGGCCCGGCAGCCTGCGCCGTGCGCTGTTCGAGGTGACGTTCGGCATCCGTGCCCTCTTCTCGCACTGGAACAGCCCGAGCGTGGTTGTCGTGGTCTCTCCGGCGCTCTTCGCATCACGCCTGGTCGCCCTGCGTGCGCGATTGCAGGGTCTGCCCGTGATCGTGTGGGTGCAGGACATCTACACGCTCGGTGTCGGTCAGGCATCAGATGGAGCAGGCTCACGTGCTGTCGCGCGCGTGGAGCGCAGCCTGGCAGACACCGCCACGCGTGTGGTCGTGATCCACGATCGCTTCCGCAGGATGTTCCAGGAGGACGTCGGAACCAGCACACCGATCGATGTCGTGCGCAACTGGTCTCACGTTCCCGATGTGAGCAGTGCCGCACGCGCGGCGACCCGACAGCGGATGGGCTGGGGCGACGACGAGATCATCGTGCTGCATGCCGGCGCCATGGGCGCGAAACAGGGGCTGGAGAATGTCGTGCACGCCGCGCGGGAAGCGACGCGCCGCGGATCGCGCGTGCGTTTCGTGCTGCTCGGCGACGGCAATCAGCGTACCCACCTGGAGTCGCTCGGCGGTGACCCGCGTCTGCAGTTCGTCGACCCTCTGCCCGACGAGCGCTTTCTCGAGACGCTCGCGGCCGCCGACGTGCTGCTCGCCAACGAGCGCCCTGGCCTGACGGAGATGTCGGTGCCGAGCAAGCTCACCACTTATTTCGCGACGGGCCTGCCGGTCGTCGCCGCCGTGGATGCATCGAGTACCACTCACGACGAGATCCTCGCATCCGGCGCCGGCCCGGTGGTGCCGGCCGGCGACCCCGGGGCCCTCGTCGACGCAATCGAGGAACTGTCCGATCATCCTGGCATGGCCGCCGCATTCGGCGCCGCGGGGCGCGCGTACCGTGCCGCGCACCTCACTCCCGATGCCGCAGTCGACGCCTTCGAACGCACCCTCGCCAGCGTGGCACCCCGTGAGGTGGCCGTGCGGGCCTGA
- a CDS encoding sugar transferase, producing MTSVEEVLELTRSGTGFGTVTAPRALRAVNDTVVAPRATSTLEHRRRWERHYRMRLRLSDAGVVAFAIALTVGIQASAGAALLDTAGHGALLCVLWYALLSGTRARDGVPFRSTASEFRAVAHATGFTFGIAAVADVLIGWDAQQALLVALPIGLLALIATRWGWRRWLTAQREQGRYVSRTLVVGNYDDVDYVLRTLRPHGTSEYTVVGATVLDRSVPNLGPHGLRVPVLGSMHDVADTAAELGADTIIVASHPAGEPDFVKHLSWQLEGTAAELVLSNRLIDVAGPRLSFAPVDGLPLIHVQIPTYSGGRHLLKRALDIIVAACALVPIALVTPLIALIIKLDSRGPVFFLQERVGRDGQLFRMIKFRSMRPDAERQLVALTAQNEGAGLLFKMKDDPRVTRVGRVLRRLSLDELPQFWNVLMGEMSVVGPRPPLPREVTGYDGSVSRRLYVKPGITGLWQVSGRSDLSWDESVRLDLRYVENWSVMNDLQIMWRTARVMVRPAGAY from the coding sequence ATGACTTCGGTAGAAGAGGTTCTGGAACTGACCCGAAGCGGTACGGGCTTCGGCACCGTCACCGCTCCACGAGCATTGCGCGCGGTCAACGACACAGTCGTTGCACCGCGCGCAACATCGACGCTGGAGCATCGGCGGCGCTGGGAGCGCCATTACCGCATGCGTCTGCGTCTGTCGGATGCGGGAGTGGTCGCCTTCGCGATCGCACTCACCGTCGGCATCCAAGCGAGCGCGGGAGCCGCTCTGCTGGACACGGCCGGCCACGGAGCGTTGCTCTGTGTGCTCTGGTACGCCCTGCTCAGCGGCACCCGCGCTCGTGATGGCGTGCCCTTCCGCTCCACCGCGAGCGAGTTCCGGGCTGTGGCGCACGCCACCGGGTTCACCTTCGGCATCGCCGCCGTCGCCGATGTGCTGATCGGTTGGGACGCCCAGCAGGCACTGCTGGTTGCGTTGCCGATCGGACTGCTCGCTCTCATCGCCACCCGCTGGGGCTGGCGGCGCTGGCTCACCGCGCAGCGTGAGCAGGGACGCTACGTCTCGCGCACACTCGTCGTCGGCAACTACGACGATGTCGACTACGTGCTGCGCACACTGCGACCGCACGGCACCTCCGAGTACACCGTCGTCGGCGCGACCGTGCTCGATCGCAGTGTGCCGAATCTCGGCCCGCACGGCCTGCGGGTACCGGTGCTCGGCAGCATGCACGATGTGGCCGACACCGCCGCTGAACTCGGCGCCGACACGATCATCGTCGCCAGCCACCCTGCCGGAGAGCCGGACTTCGTCAAGCATCTCAGCTGGCAGCTCGAGGGCACCGCCGCCGAGTTGGTGCTGTCGAACAGGCTGATCGATGTGGCCGGGCCGCGGCTGTCGTTCGCGCCGGTCGACGGGCTGCCCCTCATCCACGTGCAGATCCCGACGTACAGCGGAGGGCGGCACCTGCTCAAGCGAGCACTCGACATCATCGTCGCTGCCTGCGCCCTCGTGCCGATCGCGCTGGTCACTCCTCTGATCGCGCTGATCATCAAGCTCGACAGTCGCGGTCCGGTGTTCTTCCTGCAGGAGCGCGTCGGGCGCGACGGGCAGCTGTTCCGCATGATCAAGTTCCGTTCGATGCGCCCGGATGCCGAGCGGCAGCTGGTCGCGCTCACTGCGCAGAACGAGGGCGCCGGCCTGCTGTTCAAGATGAAGGACGATCCACGGGTGACCAGGGTCGGTCGTGTCCTGCGCAGGCTGTCGCTCGACGAGCTGCCGCAGTTCTGGAACGTGCTGATGGGCGAGATGAGCGTGGTCGGACCTCGCCCGCCCCTGCCCCGAGAGGTGACCGGATACGACGGGAGCGTCTCACGGCGGCTGTACGTCAAGCCGGGGATCACCGGCCTGTGGCAGGTCTCGGGCCGCAGCGATCTGAGCTGGGACGAGAGCGTGCGCCTCGATCTGCGCTACGTCGAGAACTGGTCTGTCATGAACGACCTGCAGATCATGTGGCGCACGGCACGAGTGATGGTACGGCCTGCCGGTGCCTACTGA
- a CDS encoding polysaccharide biosynthesis tyrosine autokinase gives MELRDYVRILHKNWILILILLVLGLIGGAGYAALQAPKYVASTQLYVSVRTEGAATGELVQGTTFARQMVTSYVDVVNTALVLDPVIDELGLDTTVSALAPKVSATTPLNTVLIGISVTDGDADQAAKLANAVADSFTNVVQSTLEQPAAEDVASPVRVTITEPAVAPTAAASPNVRMLIILGGLLGLALGVGIAMLRTVLDTRIHTMHDIEDITDQPMLGGIAFDPEAPKRPLIVHADPRSPRAESFRTLRTNLQFLDVEGGPRIFVVSSAGPGEGKSTTTANLAIALAETGARVALIDGDLRLPRIADYMGLEGGVGLTDVLIGRVDVADALQKWGKNELFVLTSGRIPPNPSELLGSAAMTQVLQPLGEYFDYVLIDAPPLLLVTDAAVIGKKTRGIILVAASGKTKKQELTGAVRSLETAGVNLLGTVVTMLPTKGPDSYGYGSYTYGSTHIAEQAEPEISTAQAQPKRRSVAKTRA, from the coding sequence GTGGAGCTTCGCGACTATGTCCGCATCCTGCACAAGAACTGGATCCTGATCCTGATCCTTCTCGTGCTGGGTCTCATCGGCGGCGCTGGGTACGCGGCATTACAGGCCCCCAAGTACGTGGCTTCCACCCAGCTGTACGTCTCGGTGCGCACTGAGGGCGCGGCCACCGGCGAGCTGGTGCAGGGCACCACCTTCGCCCGGCAGATGGTGACCAGCTACGTCGACGTGGTCAACACCGCCCTGGTACTCGACCCCGTGATCGACGAGCTCGGCCTGGACACCACCGTCTCGGCTCTGGCCCCGAAGGTGTCGGCCACTACGCCGCTGAACACCGTGCTGATCGGCATCTCTGTCACCGACGGGGATGCGGATCAGGCCGCAAAGCTCGCGAATGCAGTGGCCGACAGCTTCACGAACGTGGTGCAGAGCACCCTCGAGCAGCCGGCAGCAGAAGACGTCGCCAGCCCGGTGCGCGTGACGATCACCGAGCCCGCGGTCGCGCCGACGGCGGCGGCCAGCCCGAACGTGCGGATGCTGATCATTCTCGGCGGACTGCTCGGCTTGGCGCTCGGCGTCGGCATCGCGATGCTGCGCACCGTGCTCGACACACGCATCCACACCATGCACGACATCGAGGACATCACCGACCAGCCGATGCTCGGCGGCATCGCCTTCGACCCTGAAGCACCCAAGCGTCCGCTGATCGTGCACGCCGACCCGCGCAGCCCGCGAGCGGAGTCGTTCCGCACCCTGCGCACCAACCTGCAGTTCCTCGACGTCGAAGGCGGACCTCGCATCTTCGTCGTCTCGAGCGCAGGGCCAGGTGAGGGCAAGTCGACCACCACGGCGAACCTGGCGATCGCCCTGGCCGAGACCGGCGCCCGGGTGGCGCTGATCGACGGCGACCTGCGCCTGCCGCGAATCGCCGACTACATGGGCCTGGAGGGCGGCGTCGGCCTGACCGACGTGCTCATCGGACGCGTCGACGTCGCCGACGCGCTGCAGAAGTGGGGCAAGAACGAGCTGTTCGTGCTGACCAGCGGCCGCATCCCGCCGAACCCCAGCGAGCTGCTGGGCTCGGCTGCGATGACCCAAGTGCTGCAGCCGCTCGGCGAATACTTCGACTACGTGCTGATCGACGCACCGCCGCTGCTGCTGGTCACCGACGCCGCCGTGATCGGCAAGAAGACCCGCGGCATCATCCTGGTCGCAGCATCCGGCAAGACGAAGAAGCAGGAGCTCACCGGCGCCGTGCGCAGCCTGGAGACCGCCGGCGTGAACCTGCTGGGCACCGTCGTCACGATGCTGCCCACCAAGGGTCCCGACAGCTACGGCTACGGCAGCTACACGTACGGCTCGACGCACATCGCCGAGCAGGCCGAACCCGAGATCAGCACGGCACAGGCTCAGCCGAAGCGGCGGTCGGTGGCGAAGACCCGGGCCTGA
- a CDS encoding DUF4012 domain-containing protein, whose translation MRIDVDKGKIEIGEQASSADFKNGRTKPVTTLEPETAALYGDKIGRYIQDSTLTPDFPETAGIVRAWWAEAFATPIDGVVSFDPVALGYLLKATGPAEVPDETVEVLGRTIHVLKQPLTLTADNAVAFLLKDVYDQYTIPAQQDAVFALSTHAIFDALTSGKAEPKALLESLTRAVDEGRLMYQPSDDEQAKLIGESRLSGRMPTSNADTTMVGAYVNDFTEGKLDYYLQLDMAATSTQCSAPEKPTFEVSATITNTLDDQQAADLPRYVAPARYFKKGVIATNLVVYGPVGATVTKVLVDGKEVKATAKPHLGRNAVMVPLQNKPGQKHALTVQYEGAAGEYGPFEVRHTPMVRQTPVSIDAPGCMTTD comes from the coding sequence GTGCGCATCGACGTCGACAAGGGGAAGATCGAGATCGGCGAACAGGCCTCCAGCGCGGACTTCAAGAACGGGCGCACCAAGCCCGTCACCACGCTGGAGCCTGAGACAGCCGCGCTGTACGGCGACAAGATCGGTCGCTACATACAGGATTCCACCCTCACGCCCGACTTCCCAGAGACGGCGGGGATCGTCCGTGCCTGGTGGGCGGAGGCGTTCGCCACTCCGATCGACGGAGTGGTGTCGTTCGATCCGGTCGCACTCGGCTATCTGCTCAAGGCGACCGGACCCGCCGAGGTGCCCGACGAGACGGTCGAGGTGCTCGGTCGCACGATCCACGTGCTCAAGCAGCCACTCACCCTCACCGCCGACAACGCGGTGGCCTTCCTGCTGAAGGACGTGTATGACCAGTACACGATTCCGGCCCAGCAGGACGCCGTGTTCGCCCTGTCGACGCACGCGATCTTCGACGCGCTGACCTCGGGCAAGGCCGAGCCGAAGGCGCTGCTGGAGAGCCTGACCCGGGCCGTGGACGAGGGACGGCTGATGTATCAGCCCTCGGATGACGAGCAGGCGAAGTTGATCGGCGAATCTCGGCTGTCGGGACGGATGCCGACGAGCAACGCCGACACGACCATGGTCGGCGCCTATGTGAACGATTTCACCGAGGGCAAGCTCGACTACTATCTGCAGCTCGACATGGCCGCGACCTCCACGCAGTGCTCGGCACCCGAGAAGCCGACCTTCGAGGTGAGTGCGACGATCACGAACACACTTGACGACCAGCAGGCGGCCGACCTGCCGCGTTACGTCGCTCCGGCCCGCTACTTCAAGAAGGGCGTCATCGCGACGAACCTGGTCGTGTACGGTCCGGTCGGCGCCACGGTGACGAAGGTGCTGGTCGACGGCAAAGAGGTGAAGGCGACCGCCAAGCCGCATCTGGGCCGCAATGCGGTGATGGTGCCGCTGCAGAACAAGCCTGGGCAGAAGCACGCTCTCACCGTGCAGTACGAGGGCGCGGCAGGGGAATACGGCCCATTCGAGGTGCGGCACACGCCGATGGTGCGGCAGACGCCGGTGAGCATCGACGCCCCGGGTTGCATGACGACGGACTGA
- a CDS encoding glycosyltransferase family 2 protein encodes MSVPHLAIVMPAYNEAEGIRGFIEEIREHVAPLAGRVTFVVADDRSTDATVAALTGIDDVQVQPQPANRGHGPTALAAYRAGLALQPDLLVHVDGDGQFVGPDFVRLILGIESTGADVVHGVRHSRTDPWYRRALTGAVGLLVAATAGRRVPDVNTPMRAYRPDALRVLAEAVPADALVPHVHFSLAEARGGFAVRYVAVRSIPRRGASTSGTMWGGGVKALVPPPRLRRFAADALREVWRLSLRPGAPLRSIRFENQRA; translated from the coding sequence GTGTCAGTACCCCATCTCGCCATCGTGATGCCCGCCTACAACGAGGCGGAGGGCATTCGAGGGTTCATCGAAGAGATCCGTGAGCACGTCGCACCGCTGGCCGGGCGGGTCACCTTCGTCGTCGCCGACGACCGTTCGACGGATGCCACGGTCGCCGCGCTGACGGGCATCGATGACGTTCAGGTGCAGCCGCAGCCGGCCAATCGCGGCCACGGCCCAACGGCCCTGGCGGCATACCGGGCCGGGCTCGCGCTGCAGCCCGACCTGCTGGTGCATGTCGACGGCGACGGCCAGTTCGTCGGCCCCGACTTCGTGCGCCTGATCCTGGGGATCGAGAGCACGGGGGCGGACGTCGTGCACGGTGTGCGGCACAGTCGCACCGACCCGTGGTATCGCCGTGCGCTGACCGGGGCGGTGGGCCTTCTGGTCGCCGCCACCGCCGGCCGGCGGGTGCCCGATGTGAACACTCCGATGCGCGCCTACCGTCCTGACGCCCTGCGGGTGCTCGCGGAGGCCGTTCCGGCCGACGCGCTCGTGCCGCACGTGCACTTCTCGCTCGCCGAAGCGCGCGGCGGGTTCGCCGTGCGCTACGTCGCCGTGCGCAGCATCCCACGCCGCGGTGCGTCCACGAGCGGCACGATGTGGGGCGGGGGCGTGAAGGCGCTGGTTCCCCCACCCCGGCTGCGCAGGTTCGCCGCTGACGCGCTGCGTGAGGTCTGGCGACTCTCGCTGCGCCCCGGAGCTCCGCTGCGCAGCATCCGATTCGAGAATCAGCGCGCATGA
- a CDS encoding GtrA family protein: MRIHPRLRRLASVGSRFLIVGAISTLIEIGVFNLLVYALGVDVVWGKIIASLVALINAYIGNREWTFRHRDRRGRVNELVLFGLTNAACTGLGALLLWAGVQAVGAVLERPAGPFAVNIVNLASIAIVVLVRFALYHWLVFRVSGAKR; this comes from the coding sequence ATGAGAATTCACCCGCGACTGCGGCGACTCGCCTCGGTCGGGAGTCGCTTCCTCATTGTCGGCGCGATCAGCACCCTGATCGAGATCGGCGTCTTCAACCTTCTCGTGTACGCTCTGGGCGTCGACGTCGTATGGGGCAAGATCATCGCCTCACTCGTTGCCCTGATCAACGCCTATATCGGCAACCGGGAATGGACGTTCCGGCACCGCGACCGCCGCGGACGAGTCAACGAGCTGGTGCTGTTCGGGCTCACCAACGCCGCCTGCACGGGCCTGGGCGCGCTGCTGCTGTGGGCCGGGGTGCAGGCGGTCGGTGCCGTTCTGGAGCGCCCCGCAGGTCCCTTCGCGGTGAACATCGTGAACCTCGCGAGCATCGCCATCGTGGTGCTCGTGCGCTTCGCGCTGTACCACTGGCTGGTGTTCCGCGTCAGCGGCGCCAAGCGCTGA